From SAR324 cluster bacterium:
AGATGAAAAGCAGGATCGTCCGTATTGGGATGAATTTTTAATCCAGCCTGAGCCATTTGACGAATTGGGTGTTCTTGAGCCCATGAATCGGTGCTCAAGATTCGGAGATAGTAGCTGTTTGTCGGGACCACCGTGATCAAAATTCCTTGATCAATGCAACGTGAGACAAGGGCGGGATTGTCGAGGACAGTGTAGGCATGATCGAGCCGATCAACTCCCAGAACATTCATTGCGGTTTCCACGTTCTTCCAGGATGTGCCAAATTCTCCGGCATGAGCGGTTGTCTTCAAGCCTGCTTTTTTTGCCAATGCGTAGGCATCAGAAAATTTTTCAGGCGGATTGTTGATTTCGTTGTAATCCATTCCGATGCCCACAACGGCAGGGTGACGGTGAGCGCACATCAACTCTACCATTTCGAGACCTGCGGATGCAGAGGCCTCACGATCGATACTGGAGATGAGTAAGCTGGTGATCCCGAAATCCGTTTCAGCCTCGTTCATGCCCAAAAGAATGGCGTTCTGCAATTCGCTGTAAGAGCGATCAGTCGCTGCTAGTATGCCTGTCGGGTTCCAGAAAAACTCTGCATGTCGAACCTGTTGACGGGAGGCGTCTTCCAGGTATTCATAGGTGATTCGACGTAGGTCATCAGGGTCTTGGAGAAGGTGATTTTCCAACTCACGGAAAATGTGTAGGACTCCAACCGGCTTCTCACCACGGACGTAAAAAGCATCAATTTCAGCATCTGTGGTGCGGG
This genomic window contains:
- a CDS encoding adenosine deaminase, whose translation is MSEANSTFNEFLQRIPKIELHCHLLGTIRKETMKELARKNGARTTDAEIDAFYVRGEKPVGVLHIFRELENHLLQDPDDLRRITYEYLEDASRQQVRHAEFFWNPTGILAATDRSYSELQNAILLGMNEAETDFGITSLLISSIDREASASAGLEMVELMCAHRHPAVVGIGMDYNEINNPPEKFSDAYALAKKAGLKTTAHAGEFGTSWKNVETAMNVLGVDRLDHAYTVLDNPALVSRCIDQGILITVVPTNSYYLRILSTDSWAQEHPIRQMAQAGLKIHPNTDDPAFHL